GCCTTCGCATCCACCTAAGAAGCTACCACACAAATCTGTGAGCAATATGCCTTCGGGGCCAATGCAGAAGGAGACACCAAGACAGGGAGGCCTTACAGGGAGCGTGTGCAGCTCATACTTTACACCGTAAAATTTGGGCATGGGAATGTAAGCACCAGATGCCAATGAAACTCTCCAAAAGGAGCCCAGAAATGGCACCTTCCCTCGCAAGAAGGAAATCAAGACATGGAATTAGCTAATGATTCAGTCAATGCAGCACAGTTCTTCGGCAACTGGATCTGCAATGCTACTGATACCCTAGGGAAGGATCAACAGCCAATCGAGGCATACAGAAAAAAAATAATCTTTGGCGCCGCTGGGGATGGGATTCAGGCATTCAGCTTCTGAGATTATATCAATACCTTGGGGAGCAGGGTGTGGCGAGAGGCCGCGACGAGGAGGATGGCGCCGACGAAGCACAACAGAGGCTTCGACGCGCGCCTCCTGGCGGCGCCGCCATGGGCACGGGCTCCCCTGTCGCGGCGAAGAAGCCTGCGAGTGTGAGAGGCGTACATGCCACCAGGCGCTTGGACTGGCGGAACACCCTCGGGCGCCGCGCCGCGTGGAGCCGGGCCTGGGGGACGCCGAGGCTGCCCACTCCGCGCGGGGGGCAGCAAGGGAGGCTAGCCGGCGCCGGGCAAGGACCGGTCAGCCAGCAGCGTgtgggtgcggcggcgcggcgttcgAGCCGAACTGGGCTTTTTTTTTTCAGTGCAGGCGGATGCGGGTGGTGGGACGTATGACATAACCCATGGGCCGTATATTCGTGTACGTGGGCTTGCACGGTTCTAAAGCCATGTTGGGACCGGGCCGTGGCAGCCGTCATCAACTTCACATCTTCATACCCTGTAAAAATCCCCTAAAAAATACCCTGTAAAAAATGAAatcacatttccatagccattttcaTTATCATAGCCTCCATCCCCATTAGATTAATTACTTGTAATCAAAATTCCATCGTGAGGCCCATGGAATTACAATAGACCTTCACCACCGTCCTGAAGATTGCGGTTGGTAAAAAAAAAGTCCCACTAGCcccatatgtatgtatgtatgtatcctcAAGCtccgagagaaagaaagaaaacaaaaacataGCTATTATGACGACCCATTTCTAAAATACtcggtcttatatttgtttacaaagGGAGTATTTTTCCACCCCAAAAAAGTATGGTGCAAATTACCGCTATGGTGAGACTACATAGTCGAAAGTGTAATCAACTCTTATTTACAGTACACAGTATCTCTTGATCACAACAACATGAGCGAGGGAATTTATGATTCTTTTTAAACAGACCATGAAAATTTCCTGAAATGGTAAGTTGGCCTTGGTGCAAAGGTAGACAGCACAAAGGTTGTTCTTGCTGGCCCGGGTTCAAAGTCTCACGCTGCAATTTCTCCTAAAAGAATAcggaaatgataaatcccgaacattcggattttaagcatggcaatccgaacgattTTCATGGCAACTTTAGTCCACGCGAGGTTGGCAAACATGGCAATTTTCTGACAAAAAAAAATGAACTGGGACAATGTTGCCATGTTTTAACAACTAAAGTTGCCACCTCACGTCAACTAAAATTGACATGAAAAACCGTTCGGGATGAcatgcttaaaatccaaacatTCGGGATTTATCAGGGTCCGGCAGAGTGGCTTCTAGTTCCCCCTTTTCATTCTTTGTTTCAAAAAAGTTTCCTTAAATGAAAGCACGATGTCATTTCATGAATTTCATTATTTTTTTCTGAATTTCACTACAGTTTTTGCATGGAAATGTTCCGTCATTTGCCCGTTCATGGAAGAAAAACAAAAGACTATTTGGACAGGATCATGAACATATTTCTCCAAAGATTTTCATCACAAAACAAACCATGTCTGGAATGATCTCTACTTACTTATATATACATAAATGTTCTGGTTCTGCCAAACTCAAATAATCTTAACCATCAGTGCAGCTATATCCCATGCAGTATATTCAGAAATTACTAGCAGGATTAAAAGTTCATTCTGTCATTACATTCAAGAAAATCCATGCATACTTTCTACATTCTGGATAAACGGCAGCACAACTGAACCCTGTCCGCCAAGGGGATACATCGTGATTTCACATTCTGGAATGCTAAATGATCAAAAGGCACATACCGGCCAGATTGGTGTGTTCCTCTCATCCTCTGATTTGCTAGCATACTTCTCTGTATCTACCACAGTTCTTTCTCACTGTTGTCCCACTGGCTACGCTGATGTAAGCAGGCCATACGGATACTAGAATTTGAACAGCTTATTGTGTACCTTCAACACTAGCCGGCACGTCAACGAGACTCTTGTGGTGGTCCTGTGGAAGGTGCCACTTGGCTCAGAGCTAGCACTGCTATCTGCTTTGCCTGGGCTGTAATCATAGCTTAGATGCTTGAATTGCGGGCACTGTGAGATATTTGCAACCTGTAGAATGCAAATAAAGTTGATTATTAGTTTGCGCGTATTCGGGGTGCTTTGCAGTGGGCAAAAGTTTCACCTTGTCTAGATTATGCAGCTCAGTGTCTTGTATACCATGTAGGAAGTCTGCAAATGTCATGAAAATATAAATAACTAAAGCCTAGTTTTGCCAACAAAATAATCTGAAGAGGTTTTTATCAAGCTAATTCATGAAAGAAACTACGGGGCTAACCTGTATAAGCCTGATCTTTGAATATTAACAGGCTGCAGGGCATTAGTAGAAGTGACGAAGCAGGACCAGCTTCCTTTGTGCCTTCAACCTTATAGGAACCATTACTCTCCTGTGGCTCATCAGTTTGTATATTTTGGAGATATGTATGTTCAAGCCCTCTGAGCTTTCCGTGGGGTGTGAAATCAAGCACAACCGGTGAAGCAAGGGATATGATAGCGACAACAGGAAAATAGGCAGGGCCGTCTTGATGTGGCTGAAAGGTGCAGTGTTATTGTACTTCAGTGAAGCGCAAACCATAGAAGATGTACTAGAGAAATGAACAATATGGAGCTGATGATTACTGACCATGATCCCTTGATTAGGATGATACTCATTAATCAGAACATGATTGATTGCTGAAGGAAATAAACCAGTCCACTGGCAGATTCTGTCAGTTATCTTTGTAAGCCATGGAGGTACTGCAATATTAGACAAATGAATGTAATTTCAATGCTAAAAACTGATGACACCTAACTAAAGTAAAAAAGAATGTACACTGTATGTAATTTTAAGCACTCATCATATTTTTAGTTCCTGAGAAAACGCTTTTTTTGTCTTCTGTACAACGCCAAGCATGCATAGATACCAGCCAGAAAATTGCATGAAAACATGGGATTAATCCTTATGATGCAATAGACCAAAAACAATAATGTACACAAAAAGAGCACGCAATCAACTGTTGGGGATCACAAAGGAACAATCTGTTGTTGGGGATCACATGCTTGTGCAATGCCCCTACGCGAACAGTATCTGGTAGACTGGTACCAGCTGGCGGTGTGGTCGCTGATCGAGCATCTCAGCCCAGGTAGCTACTGTTTTTTGCCCTTTGCTCTCCTGTACATCCCCTCTTTTCATGTCTTCCTTTTCTATGTTTCCTATCTCTGTAATCTCCCAGAGTTGAGATCTTCCCAGCTCTCTCATTAACAATGAATAGCCCAATGCAATTGTttgtcaaaaataaaaaataaacatttTTGTTTCACTATTAGAAAGAGAGAACATAAGACACTGCATATTGCTTTTGCAATTTATTTAACTGAGCACACAAGATCTTTTTACATGTCTCTACCACAAACACTCATAGCGATTTTGCCATTGTATGGATTACAGAGGGGGTAGGGgcatctaaaataaatttctgtctGCCTGATGATAAAACCATGCCTGCGATGCAGGGATGATAGACCAACAGTAAACCTTAAATTATGTGATAGACCAAAAGAAATGTGATTTGAACAAAAACATGTGCTCTGTTGCGGGGCATTATAACTGAAGcagcaaaacaaattaaaaaagGAGCAAACCATTTTAACAGATTTATTTGACTGATGGAAAGAGAGAACAGATGATGATACAAATAGTTCTTGTTATCTCTCAAAACTGAGAACATGAGATCTTCTTTCATGTCTCTTTCCTCAAACTCTGACGGAGATTTCGTCAATTCTAAGGATTCTAGAGAGGGCTGAGGGCATCCATACTACGTTAGCAAGCTTATCGCAGCCAAATTATGAAGGAACAACGAATCCCTGAAGTATCTCCGTAAAACCACATGGGGGCACTTCAGTTATGTAAAGCATGACACAGAATCCACAAAATTGTGCTGAACATTACAATGCTGATGAATACTCACATGCCTGCGGCAGTAGCCCCTTCTCGTGCACCACTCCTCCTGCACAGCACAGGTCGACCAAATCAACACTTTCCCAGaggcaagaaaagaaaagaatagcGCAAATTTTCAAGCAGGGATTCAATTCAGGGACTGCAGCCGGCAACACGCACCCCAGTTCTGGAGCCGCCGGTTTTTCAAAATCTTCCACTTGGGCGCCGGTGCCTGGTATACCTGCAACGGAATCCGCCACCGGAGAGAGCCTCAGACCACACGAGCAAGACAGGAGAAAGCGAAACCAAAGTAGGGGATCGGGCGAGTAGTAGAAAGGAAGGAGAGGATTGGTCCAGTACATGGTGGAGGAGCTGGGACTGCTCGGTCTCGGAGATGAAGTCGGGGACGTATAGGACGGTGGGGATGGAGCCGACGGCGTAGTCCCcggggatcctcaggcacaactcCGGCGAGGGGTtctcctcctccgccgcggccGCTTTCTGGGTCGACTTTTCCTCCATTGCTGCTTCGGCCGAGGATGCTCGTGCTACTGTACTTCCCTGAAAATCATTGGTTAAGGGCAAAGCTGGCCAGGCCGTGTTTTTAAGACCGGCCCGCGGGCATAGATTTTGGCCCGGCATGGCAGGCAAATAAAAGGGCCGGGGTGGCCTTCGgctcgccatggatgaaggcccaTTCCTGAAGTCAAGCCTTAAGGCCGGTCCGGCAATTTCTCAAAAAAAAGGCCGGTCCGGCAAGAATCCCTTTTACATTTTCTGTATCTTTTTCTTAATATTTaatatttctatttttttcttcagaTTTTCTGTATTTTTCTTTGTCTGTATCTTTAGTTTTGTAGATTCTTCTGTATTCTGCATTGATTTTAAGATTCTTCTGTATTttattttttctcatttttttatattttactaAAATTTAAAACACGGATGGCTTGGAAGGCCGAAACGACCCAGAAGGTCAGCCCACAGGCATGCCGGACCATGCCGGCCTTTTTAGTCACGTGCTAGGCCGATCCCTGAGTCGAGGACTTCAGGCTCGCACGACACAATCCTTTTATAGAAGGTACGATATGGGTCATGTCGTGCCAGACCTTTTTATAGGCGTGTTGGGCCGTGCCGAGACATATGTGACGGAGCTAAATCCGACAGATCTCGAGGTAGGGATCCTAAGCTAAGCGTTTAGATACAACGGTAACAGGTACGCCAGGTTTTACTAATGTTTGGGCTctctgatgagataataccctacattttGCTTGTGTTTATTGCGTTGGAGTAACTAAAGAATACATGTAAACACCCATACCTAAtccctcggtttatatagatatACGGAGGGTTTAGGGTTACAATATCCTAGTTGGCATGTACAAGGGCACTGAGTCTTTTATGAATCTAGCTTCTTTAGTATACATCAAGTCTTCTGGATCCTTCTGTTTATGCATCATGAGCCACACGATGTGGCCCACTTTGGAACCGACTATGGGAGTCCTCAGCTCAGGCCACCAAGCCAGAAGACAACATGGTCAAAGGCCTCCTAGCCGGGACAGGTCAATAACACCTGAACCGGTCTTTAAATTTGGATGCACCTCGGTTCACCTGAGCGGCCAATTtatcttcggtcatcggtcttgaaaattgGTTGTCGCTCTTGAAAAATGGTTCAACGAAATCATCTTTTGTAGTCAAAGTTTTGACGTCAGCCCGAATCCGAGGAGACCGAAACCACCTCGGCTTCTAACAAGTGCTGGATATAATTGAGCCGAGCTATGCATTGGAAAGGTTCCCGCCCAGTCGTGCCTTAGGCATGAAGTATCCCGATTAATAATACATGTGCTAATAGGCTGGCCCCATATGTTATTAGAGCCAATGGTTTTGATGAACTTTGGTACttttagagcattactagtagaaccttAAACTCTCAAACCCTTGTagcagttttaagggttgagaactaccactttttgacacttttaagggttgaaaaacagggACAAAGACTAGAACCTTCAAATCCAACCCTTAAACttggatttgagggttctagtctttgtgtcaaccccaacctttaaaactgttatttcatatatcacacatttcatcatatgacatgtcacaaattccatcacatttgacataaaacaataatcattctagttattattacaacaccgaataaaacaataatcattcaaATTATTACAACAATGTTTGAGCAAATTACACTAATTGTTCGAATCAAATAGGACATAGAAAAGTAAAACAAAGATACATCATGGGCCAATGCGCCGCCCATCCAACTGCCAGTGGTGCTCTATTAGATCATCCCGGAGCCGACCATGAGTGGTTGCATCCTCAATCTCACGATGTGCTTGAAGAAAAGCGTGTATGCGAGAAGGATTTCTTTCTGGTTGCACACGGGTATCAACATTGTCATAGAAACAAGGGAGGTTTAATCCTCTTTCATCCTCTAGGACCATGTTGTGTAGAATCACACAACATTTCATGATGTTCATCAAGGTTTTTTTGTCCCAAAATCGAGCTGGACCACGAACTATGGCAAACCTTGCTTGCAAAACACCGAACGGTCTCTCAATATCCTTGCTGGCTGCCTCTTGTGCCTTGGTGAAATGAGCCTCTTTTCTTGTTAAGGGCACCTCATTTTTCTCCTTGATGGACTTCACAAGAGTTGCCCATTCGGAATAGATGCCATCGGTGCGATAGTATCCCATTGAGTACTCATTGTCCATGACTTTGTAGTTGCAAGCTGGAGCATCCCCAGAAATTAATCTTTTGAACAAAGGAGATCTATTGAGGATATTGATATCATTGAGTGTTCCCGACAActcaaagaatgcatgccaaatccatgtgTCCTGAGATGCTACGACCTCAAGCACAATGGTAGCATCACGGCTTTTACCGCAATACATTCCGTGCCATGCCTTTGGGCAATTTTTCCacctccaatgcatgcagtcaagacTACCTAGCATCCCCGGCCATCCCCTTTTTTCATTCATTTCCATTAATCTCTTTGTATCTTCCTCGTTTGGTGCCCGAAGATACTGCTCACCGTACAGACGAATGACCAACTTGGCAAACCTACGGACTGACTCCGTGGTTGTATCTTGCCCAATGCGAAGATACTCGTCAGTATAATCCGCGGGTATGCCATAAGCGAGTACCCGCATTGCCGCCGATatcttttgatatgcactaaacccCATGATACCGGCGGCGGATCTATGACGCTTAAAGTAATAGGAGGCGGCCTCACAATCATTGACAATCTTCACAAACGAACTACGCCGCATTCGGTACCTTCCGCGGAAGAGACGAGGAGGGTATGTAGGTACCTCTGCGAAGTAGTCTTCCATCAAATGCTCGTGTCCGAGAGCATGGTTCCGGTAGATGGTGACTCGCCCCATCTTCGACCCTCTCCTCTGATCCATCAGCCTCACGTGGTTTTCAAAGGATTGCACGTCGATGAGGAGGCTCATCATCTCGACGTCGTCGTCTTGCAACAACTCGTCGATGTCCGAATCGTCGGATGACGACCAACCCGACGAATCGGACAACGAGTCCATGTCGTTGTTGTTCACCTCCATCTACACAATACAACAAACAATAAATTGTGAGTGCCAACAATgaatcaaaaaggaaaaaaataaaacaaaaagaaagaaagggaagcaTACCTGCGggttggcggcgggcgacggccgGCGTCGAGGGGAGGCGGGGGCGTCTGGCGCGGCGGCTCGAGGAGGCCGGCCTGCCTCTGGCCTCTAGGGGGGCGGGAGGCGGCTNNNNNNNNNNNNNNNNNNNNNNNNNNNNNNNNNNNNNNNNNNNNNNNNNNNNNNNNNNNNNNNNNNNNNNNNNNNNNNNNNNNNNNNNNNNNNNNNNNNNNNNNNNNNNNNNNNNNNNNNNNNNNNNNNNNNNNNNNNNNNNNNNNNNNNNNNNNNNNNNNNNNNNNNNNNNNNNNNNNNNNNNNNNNNNNNNNNNNNNNNNNNNNNNNNNNNNNNNNNNNNNNNNNNNNNNNNNNNNNNNNNNNNNNNNNNNNNNNNNNNNNNNNNNNNNNNNNNNNNNNNNNNNNNNNNNNNNNNNNNNNNNNNNNNNNNNNNNNNNNNNNNNNNNNNNNNNNNNNNNNNNNNNNNNNNNNNNNNNNNNNNNNNNNNNNNNNNNNNNNNNNNNNNNNNNNNNNNNNNNNNNNNNNNNNNNNNNNNNNNNNNNNNNNNNNNNNNNNNNNNNNNNNNNNNNNNNNNNNNNNNNNNNNNNNNNNNNNNNNNNNNNNNNNNNNNNNNNNNNNNNNNNNNNNNNNNNNNNNNNNNNNNNNNNNNNNNNNNNNNNNNNNNNNNNNNNNNNNNNNNNNNNNNNNNGGCGGGACGGCGGCGTCGTCGAGGGGAGGCGGGGGGCCGGCCGgattggcggcgggcgacggccggcggcgcgggaggccgggaaacttccctcccgcgtGACGGGGGAAGGGAGTGCGGGCTGGGGTCGGGCGCCCCCCTCCAACCCTCACTTCTACGGTTCGAAATTAGATTTGAGGGTTGGACCCTTACttttttgagggtttgagggtttaggGGTTCTAGTCTTTGCGTTTTTTTTGTTGCAACCCGCAAAAAAGCGGTTATTTATGAGGATTTGAGGGTTTAGGGgtactactagtaatgctcttgGAGCATCCATAGCCTGAGACCTTAAACCGTTCTCGTATGTTTGGGTGGACAATCCGAACAtggaagagaagaaaaaaaatgccATCCAACTAGTATCTTTATCTCGTTCTTATATGTTTGAGCTATCCACAAACCCCTAAACTCCCATAAGTGGGGAGGAGATGAGAGTGTTAGGGTAGTCCGTCACATCGGATTTGGCCCACCTCTAAccatcttttctctttttttattctttcttttctcTTTCTCTCTTCATCCCTACTAATCACATATATGTGTCCAGACAATTTGGAGGACATGGTTGTATGCAGTACACAGATAAATAATGGCTCAAAACGGACACGCTCGAATGCCACGGACATATAGGACACCAAATTAATCCAACGTGGTTGCAGATGCTCATTAGttattacttcctccgttcctaaggcTCTGTTTGGTTTCAGTaaatcacctgacttataagttaggtgacttaaaaccagtgacttataagtcacgtctgtttggttgtcatctgacttataagtcacctgatcACACCTTTCCACCTTGTTTTTTTATGTAAAGGTGGTGAGACCCACgtaaaagggggtgacttataagttttaagttggggtggagcaacttatgacttataagttggggtgacttataagtcgggtctgtttggcaaaataagtcactttttttaCCTtttgacttataagttggtgacttatttgaaacCAAACATGCCCTAAATGTAAGGCCTTCTTTGGTTTATAGGGTAGGAAAATTATGGGAATAGAAAAGTCATAGAAAATGAGATGGCATGTATCTCAAATCTTATGAGTAGGAATGGGAAAGGAGATGTCATTTGATTCATatcataggatttttttccatTAAGTCTAggttaatgtttattttcctacgaAATGTGAatgataggaagaattcctccatggcAATAAGATTCCATTCCTACAAAGTAAAAAGTTCTAAAGGAAATTTTTTCTATAGAAATcatatcctatgaaattcctacaaaattccttcaaaccaaaaccaaaggaggcctaagtctttttagagattctaatatgggctagatacagagcaaaatgagtgaatctatcctgtaaaatgtgtctatatttatccatatgtagtccatattcaaatctctaaaaggacttatatttaggaacggagggagtataatactaGTGGCAAAAACAGAAGTTTATTAGCATTCTGCGTTCGACTGAACTGACAACAGCAGCCTATGAATCAGCCTTTTTCTGTTCAAAAACAACACCAACAGTCCAATCCAAGTAAGAGATGTACACCACAATCACACAAATTAATCACCAGGTACAACAACAACACAATGACACCAACCAATCTCAATGTGCCCCGGCCTCCTCTGCTTCACGACCCCGCGCTAGCTCAGCTAGACTTTTCAGTTTTCACTACACCTAGCCTGTAAAAAGTACAGTGGCGCGAGCGCTGCTCTGGGCTACGGATCTGCAGTGCAGCAGGCCACGAAATCAATCAATCAGCTGTCCATGGTCACAGCACATACACACAACAGTTACAACATATGCGTCGAGATGAAATGGATCACGCGTTGCCGTTGCGCTTGGCCTTCCTGTACTCCCACGGCTCCTGCGGCTTGGACGCCGCCCACAGGCCCTTGCGCGCGGCCTGCGCCTGGCTCTGCCACTGCAGGTGGGTCAAAGAGGGGATTAGTTTCTGTCAGCAACTTCATGGTTTGATTCCATATCACTTCAGAATATCTCCATGGTTCTTTTTACTGTCAGGTGATCAGTGGGTAATGCGTGTATCTGTATGTGGACTGGTGATGATTTTACCTTGGCAAGCTCCGGGCGTTTGTCGTAGGCGGTGTAGTGCCACGCGAAGCCTTTCTTCAGCATTTGCTCCTGCGGACAAAGCAAGAGGGGATTTGTTATCTTCTGAAGTTCTTGGAGAGCGGTTGACTTTCAGAAAAGGCAGCTGTTTCTGAACGCGTTCCTTGCGGAATGCAGAAGCAACAGTTTGTTCAACTTCGCTTCTACCATGCGTAACACTGCTGTTTTCAACTGCAAGAATGCAAGCTGACATGCCGTAGATGGCAAGAAATTGATGCTGCAGTTCTTATTCTCAAGTTGTTTCCAACAGGCGAACTGCTCTGAAGGTATGGGTTCTCACCTGCACGaagaccccgccgacgtggagatcCCCGACGGACCGGCCGTAGCGGTCGGTGTTGTAGACGTGCACCGTCAGGCACTTGCCCTCCACCAGCTTCAGCAGCGCCTCCGTGGCCTCCTTCCCGTACGGCATCGCGCTCTCCGGCGCGTCGATCCCACTGCATCACATCCCATTTCATCTCATTTCATAACTTGTTCACACAAGCTAGCCGATCTTGATCACTGAATCAATTATAGTACTGTACAAGTGTACATAGTTGTTACCTTAGCCTGATCCTGTACTTCTTGGCGAGCACCTCAACGCCCTTGGCGTTGGGAACCATTCTGTATCCCGCGGCGGCGATGGTCTTCTGGAGCGCGTCGGCCGTGGGGTAGTTCCTGGCGGCGCGCGCCTTGGTGCGCTCCGCCGCGGCCTTCTTGATCTCGCTGGGGGCGTCATTCGTGTCCACGTACACCGTCACCGTGTCGCCGTCCGCCACCGCCTTGGCGTCCACCGGGAGCGTGTGCAGCTCGAACTTGACGCCCTGCGGCTTGTGCGCGGGGGCGCTGTGCTGGGCCGGAGGGGCGTGGTgaccggcggcgggcggcggcgccgatCCCGCCTCGTTCGGGTGCGGGAGGCCGTAGAAGGCGAGCAGGCCGTCGACGTCCGCCTTCTGGTGGTTCTTCAGCGTCAGCACCACGAGGCGGCCGGCCTCCTCCGGCGTGGTCGGGGCTGGCCTCGCCTTCTTCCATGCCACTTGCAGCTTCTTGTACCTTCACATCAGCGGTTTCAACTTTGTAAGAAATGATCATCGTGGC
The Triticum dicoccoides isolate Atlit2015 ecotype Zavitan chromosome 3A, WEW_v2.0, whole genome shotgun sequence genome window above contains:
- the LOC119267133 gene encoding probable staphylococcal-like nuclease CAN1, with the translated sequence MRSSAAANPAPHLHLAELNSFPPPRSCLPFLVRRAETALRRRAHCHSSRRSTQNQLHSLEIPERISHGNPPPTSRRVILLLLLVVVLGAMGNSIYKFLCGVCSDLSDAAFQPHGGDASVAALGRDILEFQRTKQVPEGLSRHVVSSAAAQANWYKKLQVAWKKARPAPTTPEEAGRLVVLTLKNHQKADVDGLLAFYGLPHPNEAGSAPPPAAGHHAPPAQHSAPAHKPQGVKFELHTLPVDAKAVADGDTVTVYVDTNDAPSEIKKAAAERTKARAARNYPTADALQKTIAAAGYRMVPNAKGVEVLAKKYRIRLSGIDAPESAMPYGKEATEALLKLVEGKCLTVHVYNTDRYGRSVGDLHVGGVFVQEQMLKKGFAWHYTAYDKRPELAKWQSQAQAARKGLWAASKPQEPWEYRKAKRNGNA
- the LOC119267131 gene encoding alpha-ketoglutarate-dependent dioxygenase alkB homolog 6-like, producing the protein MEEKSTQKAAAAEEENPSPELCLRIPGDYAVGSIPTVLYVPDFISETEQSQLLHHVYQAPAPKWKILKNRRLQNWGGVVHEKGLLPQALPPWLTKITDRICQWTGLFPSAINHVLINEYHPNQGIMPHQDGPAYFPVVAIISLASPVVLDFTPHGKLRGLEHTYLQNIQTDEPQESNGSYKVEGTKEAGPASSLLLMPCSLLIFKDQAYTDFLHGIQDTELHNLDKVANISQCPQFKHLSYDYSPGKADSSASSEPSGTFHRTTTRVSLTCRLVLKVHNKLFKF